In Primulina huaijiensis isolate GDHJ02 chromosome 6, ASM1229523v2, whole genome shotgun sequence, a single window of DNA contains:
- the LOC140978304 gene encoding D-glycerate 3-kinase, chloroplastic-like yields the protein MMTFSKKSSGSLRLQQPLRDAFPSAQAEVSSVKEPFEFICSGPILKEIGLKPEKVAESIYKWTLYGSKLCRFFKINEVYLTETQKIRIYHYYVPVFLWCEQEVSRHRSMFKEDDEIPPLVIGFNAPQGCGKTTLVDALNYLFRTTGRKSATISIDDFYLTADEQAKLRENNPENELLELRGNAGSHDLSLSVETLKAIGSLTKEGKKIKLPRYNKSAYNGRGDRADPSTWPEVEGPLTVVLFEGWMLGFKPLPPEVVKAVDLQLETVNNNLKDYHDSWDKFIDSWIVIKIQDPGCVYHWRLQAEVAMRDDGKPGMSDDEVQDFVSRYLPAYKAYHPILYSDGPNGANPEHLLVFEVDVGRNPVLTH from the exons ATGATGACCTTCTCCAAAAAATCCTCGG GCAGTTTAAGATTGCAACAACCTTTGCGGGATGCCTTTCCTTCAGCACAAGCTGAAGTTTCCTCTGTGAAGGAACCCTTTGAATTTATTTGCTCGGGTCCCATTTTAAAAGAAATAGGCCTAAAACCAGAGAAGGTGGCTGAATCCATATACAAGTGGACATTGTATGGATCGAAGCTGTGTAGATTTTTTAAGATAAATGAAGTGTACCTTACCGAGACTCAGAAAATTCGGATCTATCATTACTATGTGCCAGTCTTCTTGTGGTGTGAGCAAGAAGTTTCTCGCCATCGTTCCATGTTCAAAGAAGATGACGAAATCCCCCCTCTAGTG ATCGGTTTCAATGCACCACAAGGGTGTGGGAAAACTACGCTAGTCGATGCCCTGAATTATCTTTTCCGAACTACTGGAAG GAAATCTGCAACTATATCTATAGATGACTTTTACCTGACTGCAGACGAGCAG GCCAAACTAAGGGAAAACAATCCTGAAAACGAACTTCTTGAG TTACGTGGTAACGCCGGAAGCCATGACCTTTCATTATCCGTTGAGACGCTGAAAGCAATAGGCAGTTTGACAAAAGAAG ggaaaaaaatcaaGCTTCCTCGGTATAACAAG TCTGCATATAATGGTCGAGGTGACAGAGCTGATCCTTCCACATGGCCAGAGGTGGAGGGGCCTCTAACG GTGGTTTTGTTTGAGGGTTGGATGCTTGGTTTTAAGCCCCTTCCTCCTGAAGTCGTGAAAGCAGTCGATCTTCAG CTGGAGACAGTTAATAATAACTTAAAAGATTATCATGATTCATGGGACAAGTTCATAGACTCCTGGATAGTAATCAAGATTCAGGACCCTGGCTGTGTATATCATTGGCGATTGCAG GCTGAAGTTGCCATGAGGGACGATGGAAAACCAGGGATGTCTGATGACGAG GTTCAGGATTTTGTTTCAAGATATTTGCCTGCATACAAAGCATACCACCCTATCCTTTACTCCGATGGACCGAATGGGGCAAATCCAGAGCATTTACTGGTTTTTGAAGTCGACGTGGGCAGGAATCCTGTTCTTACTCATTGA
- the LOC140978303 gene encoding N-terminal acetyltransferase A complex auxiliary subunit NAA15-like: protein MGASLPPKEANLFKLIVKSYETKQYKKGLKAADAILKKFPDHGETLSMKGLTLNCMDRKSEAYELVRLGLKNDLKSHVCWHVYGLLYRSDREYKEAIKCYRNALKIDPDNIEILRDLSLLQAQMRDLSGFVETRQQLLTLKPNHRMNWIGFAVAHHLNFNGSKAVDILEAYEGTLEDDYPPHNERSEHGEMLLYKISILEECGLIQRALEELLNKESKIIDKLSCKEQEVSLLEKLGHFDEAEKTYRILLSMNPDNYRYYKGLQRCMQLYSKNGQYSSDDIDRLETLYESLSKQYSRSSAVKRIPLDFLSAEKFRVAAGNYIRPFLTKGVPSLFSDLSPLYDHSGKADTLEQLILELEHSIRTSGGYPGRADKEPPSTLMWILFYLAQHYDRLGQYEIALRKIDEAIEHTPTVIDLYSVKSHILKHSGDLAAAAALADEARCMDLADRYVNSKCVKRMLQADQVVLAEKTAVLFTKDGEQHNNLHDMQCMWYELAAGESYLRQSDLGRALKKFLAVEKHYADIIEDQFDFHSYCLRKMTLRTYVEMLKFQDRLHSHSYFRKAAAGAIKCYLRLHDSPSKSSAEEDEEMSRLPASQKKKLRQKQRKAEARAKKEAEVKQESNVTAVSKSGKRNMKPVDMDPHGEKLLQVEDPLMEATKYLKLLQKHSSDSLETHLLSFEVNVRKQKILLALQALKHMLRLDADSSETHRCLIKFFHKVGSLPAPVTDTEKLIWCVLEAERPSFSQLHGKSLIDANNLFLQAHKDSLRHRTAVAEMMILMEPSKKSEAVNLIEESSNSLVSSNGALGPVRNWRLKDCIEVHEFLRRILDDHDAASRWKVRCAEYFPYSTYFEGIHSFAVRNSASHQIHKTPENGGINNSIAGPNTFSVPSNGNLEKLQAL, encoded by the exons ATGGGCGCCTCGCTTCCCCCAAAAGAGGCCAACCTCTTCAAACTCATTGTT AAATCGTATGAGACAAAGCAGTATAAAAAGGGTTTAAAGGCCGCTGATGCAATTCTAAAGAAGTTCCCTGATCATGGAG AGACTCTGTCTATGAAAGGATTGACTTTGAATTGCATGGATCGCAAGTCAGAAGCTTATGAACTTGTTAGACTTGGATTGAAG AATGACCTCAAGAGTCATGTTTGCTGGCATGTTTATGGGCTTTTGTATCGGTCAGACAGAGAATACAAGGAGGCAATTAAGTGTTATCGCAATGCGCTTAAAATTGATCCAGATAATATTGAAATACTTCGGGATCTTTCTCTTTTACAG GCTCAAATGCGTGACTTGTCAGGTTTTGTTGAGACGAGACAACAACTGCTCACTCTGAAGCCAAACCATCGAATGAATTGGATAGGATTTGCTGTTGCTCATCACCTGAACTTCAA TGgatcaaaggcagttgatattCTTGAAGCGTATGAAGGGACTCTTGAGGACGACTACCCTCCTCATAATGAACGTAGTGAGCACGGTGAAATGCTTTTATACAAG aTATCTATACTGGAAGAATGCGGATTGATTCAGAGGGCTCTCGAGGAGTTGCTCAACAAAGAATCCAAAATT ATTGATAAATTGTCGTGCAAGGAGCAGGAAGTTTCTCTGCTTGAAAAGCTTGGCCACTTTGATGAAGCAGAAAAAACTTACAGGATACTTCTTTCGATGAATCCTGATAATTACAG GTACTACAAAGGCCTCCAGAGGTGTATGCAATTATATTCAAAAAATGGACAGTATTCTTCCGATGACATTGATCGCTTGGAGACCTTGTATGAATCACTCAGCAAGCAATACAGTAGGTCATCTGCTGTCAAG AGGATTCCGCTTGATTTTCTAAGTGCTGAAAAATTCCGTGTGGCAGCTGGAAATTATATCAGACCTTTCCTGACCAAG GGTGTTCCTTCTCTCTTTTCCGATCTTTCTCCTCTCTATGATCACTCTGGAAAG GCAGATACTTTAGAGCAGTTAATTCTTGAGTTAGAGCACTCTATCAGAACTAGTGGTGGATATCCAGGGAG GGCGGACAAGGAGCCTCCATCGACTCTTATGTGGATCTTGTTTTATTTGGCTCAG CATTACGATCGACTTGGTCAGTATGAAATTGCTCTCAGAAAAATTGATGAGGCCATAGAACACACTCCAACTGTTATTGATTTATACTCAGTGAAG AGCCACATATTAAAACACTCAGGTGACCTGGCAGCAGCTGCTGCTTTGGCTGATGAGGCTAGATGTATGGATCTTGCTGATCGTTATGTCAATAGTAAATGCGTTAAGCGTATGCTGCAGGCTGATCAG GTAGTATTGGCAGAAAAGACGGCTGTTTTGTTCACAAAAGACGGAGAACAGCACAATAACCTTCATGACATGCAGTGCATGTG GTATGAATTAGCGGCTGGAGAAAGCTATCTACGCCAAAGCGACCTTGGACGAGCTTTGAAGAAATTCTTGGCTGTGGAAAAGCATTATGCAGACATTATTGAGGACCAATTTGACTTCCATTCGTATTGCTTAAGAAAAATGACTCTTCGAACCTATGTAGAAATGCTGAAATTTCAGGACCGTCTTCATTCGCATTCCTATTTTCGGAAAGCTGCTGCTGGAGCCATCAA ATGCTATTTAAGGCTACATGATTCTCCTTCGAAGTCATCTgcagaagaagatgaagagatGTCAAGGTTGCCTGCTTCACAGAAAAAGAAATTGAGGCAAAAGCAGAGAAAAGCTGAAGCAAGAGCTAAGAAA GAAGCAGAAGTCAAGCAAGAATCAAATGTTACTGCTGTCTCAAAATCTGGTAAACGTAATATGAAACCAGTTGATATGGATCCCCACGGGGAGAAGCTATTGCAG GTTGAAGATCCTTTGATGGAAGCTACAAAATACTTGAAGCTACTTCAGAAGCACTCATCTGATTCCTTAGAAACACACTTGCTCTCGTTTGAAGTTAATGTGAGAAAGCAGAAAATCTTACTTGCATTACAG GCATTAAAACATATGCTGCGATTAGATGCTGATAGCTCGGAGACACATCGTTGCCTG ATAAAGTTCTTTCATAAAGTGGGATCTCTCCCAGCACCAGTAACTGATACTGAAAAGCTCATATGGTGCGTTTTGGAGGCTGAACGCCCGTCATTTag CCAGTTGCATGGAAAATCTCTCATTGACGCAAACAACCTCTTCCTTCAGGCACATAAAG ATTCTTTGAGGCACAGAACTGCTGTAGCAGAAATGATGATTCTTATGGAGCCAAGCAAGAAGAGCGAGGCTGTTAACCTGATAGAAGAATCATCTAACAGCCTGGTTTCTTC AAACGGAGCTCTAGGGCCAGTGAGAAACTGGAGACTCAAGGACTGCATCGAAGTCCACGAGTTCCTAAGGAGGATTTTAGACGACCATGATGCTGCATCAA GATGGAAGGTTCGATGCGCAGAGTATTTTCCATACTCAACGTATTTCGAGGGCATCCACAGCTTTGCTGTCCGAAATTCAGCTTCCCACCAAATCCACAAAACGCCTGAAAATGGTGGCATAAACAATTCAATTGCTGGTCCTAATACCTTCTCAGTTCCATCGAATGGAAACTTAGAGAAATTGCAGGCATTATAA
- the LOC140978305 gene encoding auxin-responsive protein IAA17-like: MSLERVADSPETEYSGGLKTDLTLGLPGARPAQEPKAGEKRGFSETVDLNVGSNFEDEGVVSPKLPPAKSQVVGWPPVRSYRKSVMKNCKYVKVAVDGAPYLRKVDLEVYASYQELLAALEDMFTCLTSTVLNERRIMDTENGIEYVPTYEDRDGDWMLIGDVPWKMFVESCKKLRLVKSSEAAGLDPKTSSEVSSTS, encoded by the exons ATGTCGTTGGAAAGAGTAGCAGACTCGCCGGAAACCGAATATTCCGGCGGATTGAAAACGGATCTCACCCTGGGATTGCCCGGAGCTAGACCGGCTCAGGAGCCAAAGGCCGGCGAAAAGCGCGGGTTTTCTGAGACGGTGGATTTGAATGTTGGTTCCAATTTTGAAGACGAGGGTGTTGTCTCGCCAAAACTTCCTCCGGCTAA ATCTCAAGTTGTGGGATGGCCACCGGTGAGATCATATAGAAAGAGCGTGATGAAAAATTGCAAGTATGTGAAGGTGGCAGTGGATGGGGCACCTTATTTAAGAAAGGTTGATCTTGAAGTTTATGCTAGCTATCAGGAGCTATTGGCTGCATTGGAAGACATGTTTACATGCTTAACAA GCACTGTTTTGAATGAGAGGAGGATCATGGATACTGAAAATGGGATAGAATATGTGCCTACTTATGAGGATAGAGATGGAGATTGGATGTTGATTGGAGATGTTCCTTGGAA AATGTTTGTTGAATCATGTAAGAAGCTGAGGTTAGTGAAAAGCTCAGAGGCCGCTGGATTAG ACCCCAAAACTTCTTCAGAGGTTTCGAGCACAAGTTGA